Proteins from a single region of Gorilla gorilla gorilla isolate KB3781 chromosome 16, NHGRI_mGorGor1-v2.1_pri, whole genome shotgun sequence:
- the DNAJA4 gene encoding dnaJ homolog subfamily A member 4 gives MARGGSQSWSSGKSDGQPKEQTPEKPGDKMVKETQYYDILGVKPSASPEEIKKAYRKLALKYHPDKNPDEGEKFKLISQAYEVLSDPKKRDVYDQGGEQAIKEGGSGSPSFSSPMDIFDMFFGGGGRMARERRGKNVVHQLSVTLEDLYNGVTKKLALQKNVICEKCEGVGGKKGSVEKCPLCKGRGMQIHIQQIGPGMVQQIQTVCIECKGQGERINPKDRCESCSGAKVIREKKIIEVHVEKGMKDGQKILFHGEGDQEPELEPGDVIIVLDQKDHSVFQRRGHDLIMKMKIQLSEALCGFKKTIKTLDNRILVITSKAGEVIKHGDLRCVHDEGMPIYKAPLEKGILIIQFLVIFPEKHWLSLEKLPQLEALLPPRQKVRITDDMDQVELKEFCPNEQNWRQHREAYEEDEDGPRAGVQCQTA, from the exons ATGGCCCGGGGCGGCAGTCAGAGCTGGAGCTCCGGGAAATCAGACGGGCAGCCAAAGGAGCAGACGCCCGAGAAGCCCGG AGACAAGATGGTGAAGGAGACCCAGTACTATGACATCCTGGGCGTGAAGCCCAGCGCGTCCCCGGAGGAGATCAAGAAGGCCTATCGGAAGCTGGCGCTCAAGTACCACCCGGACAAGAACCCGGATGAGGGCGAGAAG tttAAACTCATATCCCAGGCATATGAAGTGCTTTCAGATCCAAAGAAAAGGGATGTTTATGACCAAGGCGGAGAGCAGGCAATTAAAGAAGGAGGCTCAGGCAGCCCCAGCTTCTCTTCACCCATGGACATCTTTGACATGTTCTTTGGTGGTGGTGGACGGATGGCTAGAGAGAGAAGAG GCAAGAATGTTGTACACCAGTTATCTGTAACTCTTGAAGATTTATATAATGGAGTCACGAAGAAATTGGCCCTCCAGAAAAATGTAATTTGTGAGAAATGTGAag GTGTTGGTGGGAAGAAGGGATCGGTGGAGAAGTGCCCGCTGTGCAAGGGGCGGGGGATGCAGATCCACATCCAGCAGAtcgggccgggcatggtgcaGCAGATCCAGACCGTGTGCATTGAGTGCAAGGGCCAGGGTGAGCGCATCAACCCCAAGGACCGCTGCGAGAGCTGCAGCGGTGCCAAGGTGATCCGTGAGAAGAAGATTATTGAGGTACATGTTGAAAAAG GTATGAAAGATGGGCAAAAGATACTATTTCATGGAGAAGGAGATCAGGAGCCTGAGCTGGAGCCTGGTGATGTCATAATTGTGCTTGATCAGAAGGATCATAGTGTCTTTCAGAGACGAGGCCATGACTtgatcatgaaaatgaaaattcagcTTTCTGAAGCTCTTTGTGGCTTCAAGAAGACAATAAAAACATTGGACAATCGAATTCTTGTTATTACATCCAAAGCAG GTGAGGTGATAAAGCACGGGGACCTGAGATGCGTGCACGATGAAGGAATGCCCATCTACAAAGCACCCCTGGAAAAAGGGATTCTGATCATACAGTTTTTA GTAATCTTTCCTGAAAAACACTGGCTTTCTCTGGAAAAGCTTCCTCAGCTGGAAGCTTTACTCCCTCCTCGACAGAAAGTGAGGATTACAGATGACATGGATCAGGTGGAGCTGAAGGAGTTTTGTCCCAATGAGCAGAACTGGCGTCAGCACAGGGAGGCCTACGAGGAGGACGAAGACGggccccgggctggagtgcagtgccagaCGGCATGA